The DNA sequence CTCAGAGCGCTCAGTGTTAGTTTACCGctttcttagttaattttcttatgggtttctaagttcccttattattaaggaggacgatgaaacctagtgtatttaattaagtatttatttttatttttgattctcATTATAATATATGCTTATGATTttcgcttcttaaaataattttctttcatctttaatatcaagtatttttgatagttagaaattatttatgcttggttccatattttattaaaaataatattctttgattttttgtatttacattaaattgtttcacatttaatgcttagaagttataattttaaagcgaaggaaaatctattttttttattagaaaataattggtttgattactgattaaattatgagaatcaatataaacataaatatttttatatacattaagtAGATTCTGAACTCTTGATAATATCCTAAAATATTTCTGAAAATATCTGTTACTgtcatttttatcatttaaacactttattttattttgttaccaaaaacctcaccattttcggaactaggttagagttttattagcttagattaaataagtattttcttcgatttcacgcaattcctatgggttcgacctcgttcttcacaatctccatactacaataaagattcgtgcgcttgcgagttgataaatgtaaaacgtaCCATTTTGGTATACAACAAaacctaaaattaaaaaaaccctAACTTTTACAACATTCATTTATTCATCATCTATCAACAATGGCCGCCTCTCTCTCAAATCACGACATCGACCACAACGTCGAATAGATTCCGGTACCTGACTCCGGTGGTGAGGTCGTCTCTGAACATGGCGCTTTCTGTTTCTGGCGACCAAAAACCATTAACAAGCCAATTATCCGAATCGTTCTTGTTCTTCAATACACAAGAGCCTCTACCATCGTATTTAAACATAAACCCTAAACAATCACGATTTCTCGTACAATTCAATTCGCAATCGCTCAGATTCGTTGCTCCGCTCAAACTCACCTCATTCGAAGTATAATGAAATTCACGTAATCGAGTCTAATGTATTTCGTCTTCTGTAAATCCATAATTTGGATTTTCCTCTCACAACCTTTTTCTTTAGGGTTATCTCCGGCAAATCCCGGAGGACAAACACAGGAGGAGGAATAAAAACCGTCACTGGTACAGATCGCGTTGGCTCCACATGTGTCGTGGATTGTGCAGAGCTTGTGAGTCGCGTGCAAAACCTCAGTCCACTCCCTCAGATCTGGATCGAAACCATAGATCCTCAAATTTCCATCATTATCCAAAGTCAGCCTCTGTTTCAGATTAGGACCGAAATCAGAAGTTATGAGGAGGAGGGTGGTGTTCGATTAtaggttgaagaagaagaataagaagcagacgaagaagaaaaagaaaaagaaaaagaaaaagaaaaagaaaaagaaattatttatttatttttatttttttaaattaaaataataacagccaccaataatattttcacacGTGGCATTTGAAATGGGTTTAACGGATCTGTTAACTTGGAGACCAACGGACAAATAAAAAACATGACCTTgaggactattgccgctatttttgGAGGTTGGGGACTTATCTGTATCAAACTGAACTTTTTaaggacttttgccgcaaatttccctAAAAATGATCATGAGTTACATTGTGGGACCATATAAACGACTATTATGACCGCAAAACGATCATGAGGACCATCATAATCACTTAGagtaaattaaatgaaattattttgtaaattttaatattttaaatagtaAGTTTGGCAAATTTTTCAGAAATCCCTTATTTTGCTCTTGCTTTATTTTTACACAAGAAATAAAGGGACAAAATCAGATGCATGATGTACTTTTCAATAAcgttttcatatttattttttttggaaatacacTTTTCTCCTAACAAAGCCGAATATAGATACAAAATCAAagttactttttaaaatttatgtttatgtagttttctAAGGTACCTTCGATTTATCTCACTTcactttattaattaaaagttaATGTTGGAAGGTCCTTATCTTGATTATTTATCAATAAAGTGGGCTTCAAATTCATTGCTTAGGAAGGTTAATTTTTAGATATAATAATTTTGGTGACATTGAATAAACACATACGTACGTACACCCTCGAACTAGAAATAGAGAATGCATGCCCCATGaagctttaatttttattttccttgTGTAATATCTTGAAATAGAGGATGCAATCCTACCTACCTAAAAGGAAACTCAGTAgtttaaacatatataaataactatatatatttatatatatatatagagatatGTTAAAAGTAGTGATTTGGTAACATATCGAACTAAAGTTGTCAATTTCAAGCAGACTTAGGAGCTTAATAGATTCTTTatttagatatgttaaaatgcAATGCAATTGATTAGAAAAAGGTATTTGTCtgcaaaaactatttttttcttttcttcttgagATTCCTTTACGAGTAATTTGTAACTGATCACAAATATTGTGCTTTTATAACAAAAAGATTACTatgaattttatgtttttaaaataaataaaattattcacTTCTGTCCTGATCAGATCCATTTCTGTGAGGCTTACGATTCGCAAAGGTTTTCGAAAGGTATAAACAATGGTGCTCACTCAAAGATTGAAAATCCAAACTCAAAAACACAAGTGTAACTGTAATTATTAGCTTATTAAGTTTCTGATGGTTAATTACACTTGCAGTGAAGCTGCTAAACTCACCTGTTAAAAAAATGATCTTCACCTAGAAACCTCAAGTTATAAGAGGCCCAATTATCGTACCTCTTTTTGCAATAAGGTTAAGAAGCAAACATTAATCAAGAGTTGAAAATTGAACTAGAAGTTGTAAAGAAACTAATCTTGGACATGTTTTTTTAGTATCTGAGGTTCTTAGCAACCTCAAAGAAATGAGCTACATTCTCTTCAGGTGTACCTACTACAATTCCATGACCAAGATTCAAAATATGTTTTCCTCTACCAGCTTTCTTCACGGTATCATTTATTCGGTCAGTGATGAATTCTTTGGAACCAAAAAGAACACCAGGATCAATATTACCCTGTACGGCTATATTTGATCCTAATCGCTTCCTACCTTCAGCCATATCAACCGTCCAATCCAAGCTAACAACATCTACACCAGTCAAAGCCAATCTCTCAAGCAACCCACCGGAGCCACTTGCATAAAGGATAAGGGGAAGGTTTGGATGTGTTTGTTTCACAGTGTCGACAATCTGCTTCAAGTATGGAAGACTGAATTCCTCAAAATCTACAGGACTTAGTTCTGTGGCCCATGAATCAAAGATCTGAACAGCTTGAGCTCCATTATCAGCTTGATACTGAACATATTTTGCCATGGAAGAAGCGAATTTCTGAAGTAATGCATGAAGTACCTGAACAAGAAATCAGATGTACAAATAAGTAAATGGCAGAACCTTTGGACTAAAATGGGAACACTAATTAATATACTAGGGGTGCAATGTACGTTGAAATTGGAGCGTAAAACTATTCTCATAGAGCTCAAGTATATCATAGATAAGTGGTGGTCTAGTAATAGATTGTAGCTACAAAGTCAAAGCCAATGAGTATGGTGGATAAGAAAACAATTCTAAAATGGCAATTAATAATAGCTAAATGACTTATAATACAATATAGCAACCACTAGGCAATCAACACCAAGTAACATACATGGGTACCACTAAGACACTAGTCTAGTCAATTCCTAACCGGTCAATGAGTGATCTTACTCATTCAGTAGATGCACAAATTACCTTGGGCTGAGAGAACGCTAATCTCTTAATTTTTGTGAAATGCTTTGATGAACCTCCTTCAACTACGTATGATGCCAAGGTGAAAGGAGCTCCAACAAAACCAAGCACTGCAGCCTCATTATCTACCTGGAAAAGTAAGGATATAATGTGAGTATGCCAAATGATGTAAAGATACATATACCATAAGAAGTAACACTAAATCTTCTTACTGTCTATACTGATACTATTACATATTATAAAGGTTCTAAAGCAAGTTTTCCAAAAACATTGCTTTTAAAGCAGCAGCCATTTATATCACACATAAACTACTTAGTTTTTTCCATATTTACAGCCTTATTCATatccataaaaataaaaatattaataagaaaaaaagaacCCAACAAGCAACAAAATTCCTCTCAAACTTGCTTACTAAATTTTCCTCCTCTAATTCATACATGGTACACGAAGCAATAGATAATAACTGACTCCTTCGATTTAGGAATAATTGACTCTGTGAATATAGTTAAACTAATAAACTTTTCTACCGATGAAGCAATCAATGAAAATTACAAGAGTCAAACAAACTGAGCCAAACCTCTTTCCGCAAAATTGTTAGTGCTTCTCCAACATATGGAACTGAATCTTCTGGAACGAACTCTCTTACTTGATCAACATCCTCAGCTGTGCGTAGTGGATCGAATATGATAGGACCCTTACCCTTCACAATGTCAAATGGTATGTTCATCCCAGAAAGAGGGGTTAAAATGTCTGAGAACAAAATAACCTGTGACAATATGATAGACAAtgtcagaactagaagataaccaATTAGCTAAATTTAATTTGCTAATCATAGAATTGTAACAAGATGGATGCCAGAAAGACAACTTACCCCATCAGGTTTGAAAACCTTCCAAGGCTGTAATGAAATTTCCACCACAAGATCAACATTCTCTGATCTTTCCCGAAATGAAGGATGCTTCTCGCAGAGAGTTTGATAACTCTGTTCAAATATCAAATATCCAAAATAGGTTAGACGAATGATTAAAACTCATTATTGGAATCAATGAAACATTGCCTGCTCATTCTTTTTAAAGACAGTATAAGGACACACACTAAGTTAAGAGAACCAACTAACCACAATGTGTATTAGTCTTATCAGCGGGTTTCTTTTACACAGTAAATGGAAAATCTTTAACTAGATTGGTTTTTAGCTCAGGTGCTTTCATTACTTGTACAATAATTTCTTCAAAACAAGGTTCATAAGCAAAAAAAGAACTGAGGGAAGTGAATAAAGTTAATAAAGACCTGCCTTCATGTACCTCCCTGCTTGCCTCATTAGCCAAACTGGGGGCCTTTCAACATCTTCCCCACGAACAGCGTTAAGCAATAGTGGCTCTGCCACAGATGTAACTTTAGGTTCTGCCACAGTCCCTGAATGGAGGGGTTAGCATGTATTAGAACTCTCAAATTAATAACTTCAACAGTAGTTAATTACATGCACATTACTTCATATGAAAAAGACCGTTGACCTCTACCTTAACAAACGTAACAAAAAACACCCAGAATAGATATTGTGGCTCTTGAAATGGGAAACTAAACAACATGATAGTCTGAGTGAGATGACCACCAGAGAAGAATTTCAAGACGAAAACAGAAAAACATTATCAATTAACTtcaaaattgtcaaatgcagctAACCAAACCAATATAATAGCAATTTTAAAACTCGGAATATTCATTATCACCATAAATTCCCGCTGTTTGTTACCAAATGAATCCCAAATTATAAGCAaacaatatttataacaaaGACACAATTTTTTAAGTAAGAAAAGATACACTCCAATCTTCAACATGCAAACTTAATCGTTGGAACCAAATAACTCGAcaaacttaaaaaaaacaagGGAAATGGAAAGAAGAGAAAATTACCTCCGAGGGTACAGTTGATTCGGGGCTTGGAAGTGAATCTGGATCTTGTACAGGAAGGCGAAGAGAGAACAGAGAAAGTGGGTATGGAGTTATAACTGTACAAACAGGACATGTTGGACGGAGAATTGGGAATTTGAAGCTTTAACATCTCTCAGTCCTAGTCTGAGAGATTTTCAAAAGGTGAAGAGGTTGAAGTAGAAGAAAGAGTCGAAGAAAGAAATTATCTATGGAAgaacagaaaacaaaacaaaaaaacgatgataataaaaaagataagaaaAATGAATGCAAATCTCGTTTCTGGATTTCACCAAACCCACTGA is a window from the Cannabis sativa cultivar Pink pepper isolate KNU-18-1 chromosome 1, ASM2916894v1, whole genome shotgun sequence genome containing:
- the LOC115706149 gene encoding uroporphyrinogen decarboxylase; amino-acid sequence: MLKLQIPNSPSNMSCLYSYNSIPTFSVLSSPSCTRSRFTSKPRINCTLGGTVAEPKVTSVAEPLLLNAVRGEDVERPPVWLMRQAGRYMKSYQTLCEKHPSFRERSENVDLVVEISLQPWKVFKPDGVILFSDILTPLSGMNIPFDIVKGKGPIIFDPLRTAEDVDQVREFVPEDSVPYVGEALTILRKEVDNEAAVLGFVGAPFTLASYVVEGGSSKHFTKIKRLAFSQPKVLHALLQKFASSMAKYVQYQADNGAQAVQIFDSWATELSPVDFEEFSLPYLKQIVDTVKQTHPNLPLILYASGSGGLLERLALTGVDVVSLDWTVDMAEGRKRLGSNIAVQGNIDPGVLFGSKEFITDRINDTVKKAGRGKHILNLGHGIVVGTPEENVAHFFEVAKNLRY